In the genome of Rhodoplanes sp. Z2-YC6860, one region contains:
- a CDS encoding ABC transporter substrate-binding protein gives MGNSGSPTRRDALAAFGGSLAAILRPRVVLAQDRPRSIGLLMARRQDDPEAQRQYTALIQALAELGWVDGRTMRLETRWVVGDPAGALAAARELVELKPDILLANATPSLIALRQATTTHPIVFVSVADPVGQGFVPSLSRPGGNITGFSVEEASMGGKWLEVLKEAAPRIALVATIYNPDTAPYAPMFQPSLYAAADRLKLSLRITPVHDARGMEYVIQATAREPNSGLLVLPDSFMFAQRTSLVGLMAKHNMPALYPIRPFATDGGLIAYGIDRVDLFRRAATYVDRILKGAKPSELPVQQPVKFELAINLKTAKALGLTIPQSLLLSADEVIE, from the coding sequence GTGGGCAATAGTGGCAGCCCCACCCGGCGCGATGCGCTCGCGGCGTTTGGCGGCTCGCTCGCCGCAATCCTTCGGCCGCGTGTAGTCCTCGCTCAGGACCGCCCACGCAGCATCGGCCTCCTGATGGCGCGCCGGCAGGACGATCCCGAGGCGCAGCGGCAATACACGGCGCTGATCCAGGCGCTTGCCGAACTCGGCTGGGTTGACGGCCGGACCATGCGGCTCGAGACCCGCTGGGTCGTTGGCGATCCGGCTGGCGCGCTCGCCGCGGCGCGCGAGTTGGTCGAACTCAAGCCCGACATCCTGCTCGCAAACGCCACGCCGTCGCTGATCGCCTTGCGGCAGGCCACCACCACGCATCCCATCGTGTTTGTCTCGGTCGCCGATCCGGTCGGACAGGGCTTCGTACCGAGCCTGTCCCGGCCGGGCGGCAACATCACGGGCTTCAGCGTCGAGGAAGCCAGCATGGGCGGCAAATGGCTGGAGGTGCTGAAGGAAGCCGCGCCCCGCATCGCGCTTGTTGCCACAATCTACAACCCGGACACCGCGCCCTACGCGCCAATGTTTCAACCATCCCTTTATGCCGCTGCGGATCGCCTGAAACTCTCGCTGCGGATCACGCCTGTACACGATGCACGCGGCATGGAATATGTCATCCAGGCAACCGCGCGCGAACCCAACAGCGGCCTTCTGGTGCTTCCTGACAGCTTCATGTTCGCGCAACGCACGTCGCTGGTTGGCCTCATGGCAAAACATAATATGCCGGCGCTCTATCCGATCCGACCGTTTGCCACCGACGGCGGCCTGATTGCCTATGGCATCGACCGAGTTGATCTGTTCCGCCGCGCCGCGACCTATGTGGACCGCATTCTCAAAGGCGCCAAACCCTCCGAGTTGCCGGTCCAGCAGCCCGTCAAATTCGAGCTCGCGATCAATCTTAAGACCGCGAAGGCGTTGGGCCTCACCATTCCCCAGTCGCTGCTGCTCAGCGCCGACGAGGTGATCGAATGA
- a CDS encoding ankyrin repeat domain-containing protein: MITRLFAPLFVLLALATQIAQAQNAPTRQELAVYAGLHEAAAKGDVAGIEQLIKDGEKPNIQDSKSRTPLHVAVYMKQHAAARALLKLGADPNRLDADRYDIVTIAAVANDIEMLKIVLEGGASAKNITSRYDGTALIAAAHLGHAEAVKLLIAAKAPLNHVNNLGFTALMEAIVLGNGDANHTATVRALVEAGCDVNVADRQGTTPLQHARRRAYVEMARILENAGGQ, encoded by the coding sequence ATGATCACGCGGCTGTTCGCACCGCTGTTTGTCCTTTTGGCGCTAGCCACGCAAATAGCACAGGCGCAGAACGCGCCGACCCGGCAGGAGCTTGCGGTCTATGCCGGCCTGCACGAGGCGGCGGCCAAAGGCGACGTCGCCGGGATCGAACAGCTGATCAAGGACGGCGAAAAGCCGAACATCCAGGATTCCAAAAGCCGCACGCCGCTGCATGTCGCCGTCTACATGAAGCAGCACGCCGCGGCGCGGGCGCTTTTGAAACTTGGCGCCGATCCCAATCGGCTCGACGCCGACCGCTACGATATCGTCACCATCGCCGCGGTCGCCAACGACATCGAGATGCTCAAGATCGTGCTGGAAGGCGGCGCCAGCGCCAAAAATATCACCAGCCGCTATGACGGCACCGCGCTGATCGCAGCCGCGCATCTCGGCCACGCAGAGGCCGTGAAGCTCCTCATCGCCGCCAAGGCACCGCTCAACCACGTCAACAACCTGGGCTTCACCGCGCTGATGGAAGCCATCGTGCTCGGCAACGGCGACGCCAATCACACGGCGACCGTGCGGGCGCTGGTCGAAGCCGGCTGCGACGTCAATGTCGCCGACCGTCAGGGCACGACGCCGCTGCAGCACGCCCGCCGCCGCGCCTATGTCGAGATGGCGCGGATTCTGGAAAACGCCGGTGGGCAATAG
- a CDS encoding Bug family tripartite tricarboxylate transporter substrate binding protein, with protein sequence MIDRRTLLGSIALTLAAGGALAEDKYPSKPIRLVVSFPPGGPLDVMARLTSQSLSESLGQMYVDNKPGAGGTLAGREVARAEPDGYTLMFGSSATLAIGPALYGNSGYDPVKSFTPIAMVSSVPYVMIGATNAPFKTVPELLAYAKQHPNTLNFGVPNGAPPHMLAEMFKKQTGADIQIVPYKGASTLMTDMIAGRIHAGFETTSVTLAHLKEGGFRGLAVIRDSRISALPDVPTMIESGVNGVIGSSWSGVLAPAGTPQPIIDKVRAEVLEALRSPDLSGKLAAMSADVPNMSAAEFGEFIASEYQRIGAIMKAAGLKAQ encoded by the coding sequence ATGATTGACCGACGGACTCTGCTGGGATCGATAGCGCTGACGCTCGCCGCGGGCGGCGCGCTGGCGGAGGACAAATATCCGAGCAAGCCGATCCGGCTGGTCGTGTCGTTTCCGCCGGGCGGGCCGCTCGACGTGATGGCGCGGCTGACCTCGCAGTCTCTCTCTGAATCGCTCGGCCAGATGTACGTCGACAACAAGCCCGGGGCCGGCGGCACGCTCGCCGGCCGCGAGGTGGCGCGCGCCGAGCCCGACGGCTACACGCTGATGTTCGGCAGTTCGGCCACGCTCGCGATCGGGCCCGCACTCTATGGCAACAGCGGCTACGATCCGGTGAAAAGCTTCACACCGATCGCCATGGTGTCGAGCGTGCCCTATGTGATGATCGGGGCGACCAACGCGCCGTTCAAGACCGTGCCGGAGCTTCTCGCCTACGCCAAACAGCATCCCAACACGCTCAACTTCGGCGTTCCGAACGGTGCACCGCCACACATGCTCGCCGAGATGTTCAAGAAGCAGACCGGCGCCGATATCCAGATCGTGCCCTACAAGGGCGCCTCGACATTGATGACCGACATGATCGCCGGCCGAATCCACGCTGGCTTCGAGACCACCTCGGTGACGCTCGCGCATCTCAAGGAAGGCGGCTTCCGCGGGCTCGCAGTGATCCGCGACAGCCGCATTTCCGCCCTGCCCGACGTGCCCACGATGATCGAGAGCGGCGTCAACGGCGTGATCGGCTCGTCCTGGTCGGGGGTGCTGGCGCCGGCCGGCACGCCGCAGCCCATCATCGACAAGGTGCGTGCCGAGGTGCTGGAGGCGCTGCGCTCACCGGATCTGTCCGGCAAGCTCGCGGCGATGTCGGCCGACGTCCCGAACATGTCGGCTGCCGAATTCGGCGAGTTCATCGCCAGCGAATACCAGCGCATCGGCGCGATCATGAAGGCCGCAGGATTGAAGGCGCAATGA
- a CDS encoding Bug family tripartite tricarboxylate transporter substrate binding protein has product MHGILAALLMIPLVATLSEPAPAQPYPTKPIKLIVPFGAGGPVDVMARLIAQKLSVSVGAVVVENKPGQGGTLGARIVATAEPDGYTLMMATSTTMGVSANLYKNLDFDPVKSFAPVALVSSVPMVLVVRPTLPINSTQELIAYAKANPGKLNFGFPTGALPHLTGALFKMRTGTDFAFIPYKAANNVVTDLVAGQIDFTFEPASVLLGQISDKKVRPLGVASLNRLTQIPQVPTLDESDVKNFVSVSWSGVVAPVGAPKPIIDKLNVAINTELKSPEMIERLLRLGAEIRAGTPEDFDKFITEEGPKWAEVIKSSGLKLEP; this is encoded by the coding sequence ATGCATGGCATTCTCGCAGCGCTTCTGATGATCCCGCTCGTCGCAACCCTCAGTGAGCCCGCACCGGCGCAGCCCTATCCGACCAAGCCGATCAAGCTGATCGTACCGTTCGGCGCCGGAGGGCCGGTCGACGTGATGGCGCGGCTGATCGCGCAGAAGCTCTCGGTGTCGGTCGGCGCGGTGGTGGTGGAGAACAAGCCCGGCCAAGGCGGCACGCTCGGCGCGCGCATCGTCGCGACCGCCGAACCCGACGGCTATACGCTGATGATGGCCACGTCGACGACCATGGGGGTGAGCGCCAACCTCTACAAGAACCTGGATTTCGATCCGGTGAAAAGCTTCGCGCCGGTTGCACTCGTTTCCAGCGTGCCCATGGTGCTGGTGGTACGGCCCACCCTGCCGATCAACTCGACGCAGGAGCTCATCGCCTATGCCAAGGCCAATCCGGGCAAGCTCAACTTCGGCTTTCCGACCGGCGCGCTCCCTCACCTCACCGGCGCTCTGTTCAAAATGCGCACCGGCACCGACTTCGCTTTCATCCCTTATAAGGCCGCCAACAACGTGGTCACCGATCTCGTCGCCGGTCAGATCGACTTCACCTTCGAGCCGGCCTCGGTGCTGCTCGGCCAGATCAGCGACAAGAAGGTCCGGCCGCTCGGCGTCGCGAGCCTCAACCGGCTGACGCAGATCCCCCAGGTGCCCACTCTCGATGAAAGCGATGTGAAGAACTTCGTCTCGGTGTCCTGGAGCGGCGTGGTCGCGCCGGTCGGCGCGCCGAAGCCGATCATCGACAAGCTCAATGTCGCGATCAACACCGAGCTGAAAAGCCCCGAAATGATCGAGCGGCTGCTGCGGCTCGGCGCTGAGATCAGAGCTGGGACGCCCGAGGACTTCGACAAGTTTATCACCGAGGAGGGTCCAAAATGGGCAGAAGTGATAAAGTCTTCCGGGTTGAAGCTTGAACCTTAG
- a CDS encoding ABC transporter substrate-binding protein — MRRRELIGLLASAAACGSVPALAQAPRKPVVALVLTGISRAETTGPDPAFAPARAFVHELRDLGWIDGQTISIERLSLEGNPQRAPELLADLVARKVDVIVLGGARWLHDAALNATRTIPLITLFQDDPVAAGLIASFARPGGNLTGVAQTTGPEFFRKRLQLLKEIAPRVSRVAFLGPRGVLEQDRQVEALPGVAIVPVPVDVVEQLGAAFDRIRQERADGMMVAGSAITYAYYQRIVAFADENRLPTIHSGRESVLVGGLLSYGTSVPWVFGRMARLTDRVLKGAKPSDLPAERAATFELIINTKTAKMLGLEVPPTMLALADEAI, encoded by the coding sequence ATGAGGCGGCGAGAGCTCATCGGTCTGCTGGCGAGCGCTGCGGCCTGCGGCTCGGTTCCGGCGCTTGCGCAGGCGCCCAGGAAACCCGTGGTTGCGCTTGTCCTGACCGGCATCTCCAGAGCCGAAACGACCGGGCCCGACCCCGCCTTTGCCCCGGCACGCGCCTTCGTTCACGAGTTGCGGGATCTCGGATGGATCGACGGGCAAACGATCTCCATTGAACGTCTCAGTCTCGAGGGAAATCCACAGCGCGCACCGGAGCTGCTTGCGGACCTGGTGGCGCGCAAGGTCGACGTGATTGTTCTGGGCGGTGCACGCTGGCTCCATGATGCGGCCCTGAACGCGACGCGAACCATTCCGCTCATCACGTTGTTTCAGGATGATCCCGTCGCTGCCGGCCTGATCGCGAGCTTCGCGAGGCCTGGCGGCAATCTCACGGGTGTGGCCCAGACCACGGGCCCGGAGTTCTTCCGCAAGCGGTTGCAGCTGCTCAAGGAGATTGCGCCGCGCGTCTCGCGGGTCGCGTTCCTGGGCCCGCGAGGGGTTCTGGAGCAGGACCGCCAGGTCGAAGCTCTGCCCGGAGTCGCGATCGTTCCAGTGCCGGTCGATGTCGTGGAGCAACTCGGTGCAGCCTTCGACAGAATCCGCCAGGAACGGGCGGATGGCATGATGGTCGCCGGCAGCGCGATCACCTACGCATACTACCAGCGCATCGTGGCGTTCGCGGACGAGAACAGGTTGCCGACCATCCACTCGGGCCGCGAGTCGGTGTTGGTTGGAGGCCTCCTGTCTTATGGCACGAGCGTGCCTTGGGTTTTTGGACGAATGGCGCGACTGACGGATCGAGTTCTCAAGGGGGCAAAGCCATCGGATCTGCCGGCCGAGCGGGCCGCGACCTTCGAGCTGATCATCAACACCAAGACAGCCAAGATGCTTGGGCTTGAAGTTCCACCGACAATGCTCGCGCTCGCCGACGAAGCGATTTAG
- a CDS encoding FAD-dependent monooxygenase, giving the protein MQSKVAIIGAGIGGLTAALALIRQGIDVEVHEQAPELKELGAGVQISSNGTRVLYALGLCADVERIGVVVAGKEIRLWSTGQTWKLFDLGAESVERYGYPYVMFHRGDLHAMLLNAIRSERPDAIKLNRKCTGVTEDGDEVLMRFENGETARASVAIGADGVQSRVRFATFGADKPEFTGIVAWRVLVPHDRVPSGIRLKVGTNWVGPGGHVVHYPVRGGQLLNLVGLLERDDWRVESWTVQGSADEFINDFKGWHPDIHETIRAGDTPYKWALFARPPMPSWTKGRVTLLGDACHSMLPMMAQGAVMALEDGYVLARCLKAYGVNPEALQHYEAARRERANRCVAAAIDNTKRFHNPEMAHAAGAEAYVTREWQEDKVRARYEWLFTYDATSVPV; this is encoded by the coding sequence ATGCAAAGTAAGGTCGCAATTATCGGGGCAGGGATTGGCGGGCTTACCGCGGCGTTGGCGCTGATCCGGCAAGGCATCGACGTCGAGGTGCATGAGCAGGCGCCCGAGCTCAAGGAGCTTGGCGCGGGCGTCCAGATCAGCTCGAACGGCACGCGCGTGCTCTATGCGCTCGGGCTCTGCGCCGACGTTGAGCGGATCGGCGTGGTTGTCGCCGGCAAGGAGATCAGGCTCTGGAGCACTGGCCAGACCTGGAAGCTGTTCGATCTCGGCGCCGAGTCGGTCGAGCGCTACGGCTATCCTTACGTGATGTTCCACCGCGGCGACCTTCACGCCATGCTGCTGAACGCCATCCGCAGCGAACGCCCGGACGCGATCAAGCTCAATCGCAAATGCACCGGCGTCACCGAGGACGGCGATGAAGTGCTGATGCGCTTCGAGAATGGCGAGACCGCGCGGGCGTCGGTGGCGATCGGCGCCGACGGCGTGCAGTCGCGGGTGCGGTTTGCAACCTTCGGCGCCGACAAGCCGGAGTTCACCGGCATCGTCGCCTGGCGCGTGCTGGTGCCGCACGACCGCGTGCCGTCGGGCATCAGGCTCAAGGTCGGCACCAACTGGGTCGGTCCGGGCGGCCACGTGGTGCACTACCCGGTGCGGGGCGGGCAGCTGCTCAATCTCGTCGGCCTCCTCGAGCGGGACGACTGGCGCGTCGAGTCCTGGACGGTGCAAGGCAGTGCGGACGAGTTCATCAACGACTTCAAAGGCTGGCATCCGGACATCCACGAGACCATCCGAGCCGGCGACACGCCGTACAAATGGGCGCTGTTCGCCCGGCCGCCGATGCCGAGCTGGACGAAGGGACGGGTCACGCTCCTCGGCGACGCCTGCCACTCGATGTTGCCGATGATGGCGCAGGGCGCGGTGATGGCGCTGGAGGATGGCTACGTGCTGGCGCGCTGCCTCAAGGCTTATGGTGTGAACCCGGAGGCGTTGCAGCACTACGAGGCGGCGCGGCGAGAGCGCGCCAACCGCTGCGTCGCGGCCGCGATCGACAACACAAAGCGTTTCCACAATCCGGAAATGGCACACGCGGCAGGCGCCGAGGCCTACGTCACCCGCGAGTGGCAGGAGGACAAGGTGAGGGCTCGCTACGAGTGGCTGTTCACCTATGACGCGACGAGCGTGCCGGTTTGA
- the lpxD gene encoding UDP-3-O-(3-hydroxymyristoyl)glucosamine N-acyltransferase: MTAHTFFDAPEGLTVSEIAELTGAKPRAGTDLGRVVRGIATLQQARPADLTFFENFKYVDQLADTGAGVCLTTERFAERVSARVAVLLTSEPFRDFVAVARELYPNSLRPHSMFDAETLAPGAHVHPTAEIEDGVTIDPGAVIGPRAAIGSGTIIGPNVAIGPDVHIGRDCSVGPGTAIMHSLVGDNVVFHGGCQIGQDGFRYRMTAKGHVKVPQLGRVIIQDHVEIGANTAIDRGGLGDTVIGEGTKIDNLVHIGHNCIIGRHCVIAGQCGFAGSVTLGDGVVLGGQVGVADHLTIGDGTMIGGKSGVVSNIPPGERWLGFPAMPGREFLRVTAALRKRI, encoded by the coding sequence ATGACTGCTCATACCTTTTTCGACGCGCCCGAGGGGCTGACGGTGTCCGAGATTGCGGAGCTGACCGGGGCCAAGCCCCGCGCCGGCACCGATCTCGGCCGTGTGGTGCGCGGCATCGCGACGCTGCAACAAGCGCGTCCTGCCGACCTGACGTTTTTCGAAAACTTCAAATACGTCGATCAGCTCGCCGACACGGGTGCCGGCGTTTGCCTGACCACCGAGCGCTTTGCCGAACGCGTTTCTGCGCGCGTTGCGGTGCTGCTGACCAGCGAGCCGTTCCGCGATTTCGTCGCGGTGGCCCGTGAGCTCTATCCGAACTCGCTCCGCCCGCATTCGATGTTCGATGCCGAGACGCTCGCGCCCGGCGCTCACGTGCATCCGACCGCGGAGATCGAGGACGGCGTGACCATCGATCCAGGGGCCGTGATCGGCCCGCGCGCCGCCATCGGCTCCGGAACCATCATCGGGCCGAACGTCGCGATCGGCCCGGACGTGCACATCGGCCGCGACTGCTCGGTCGGGCCCGGCACCGCGATCATGCATTCGCTGGTCGGCGACAACGTGGTTTTCCACGGCGGCTGTCAGATCGGCCAGGACGGATTCCGCTACCGCATGACCGCCAAAGGCCATGTCAAAGTGCCGCAACTCGGCCGCGTCATCATCCAGGACCATGTCGAGATCGGCGCCAACACGGCCATCGACCGCGGTGGATTGGGTGATACCGTGATCGGCGAGGGCACCAAAATCGACAACCTGGTTCACATCGGCCACAACTGCATCATCGGCCGCCATTGCGTCATTGCGGGGCAATGCGGCTTCGCCGGCAGCGTGACGCTCGGCGACGGGGTCGTCCTGGGGGGGCAGGTTGGGGTGGCCGACCACCTGACCATCGGGGATGGCACGATGATCGGCGGCAAAAGCGGCGTGGTTTCGAATATTCCCCCGGGCGAGCGTTGGCTGGGCTTCCCGGCCATGCCGGGCCGCGAGTTCCTGCGGGTCACGGCGGCGTTGCGCAAGCGCATCTGA
- a CDS encoding acyl carrier protein — MDDVTRDVVAIVAKKVQPKGREIKPDDRLDELGLDSFAAVEMIFDLEEKFDIQIPYNSNDSRLEYETVGEIADAIKKLTGKA, encoded by the coding sequence ATGGATGACGTCACCCGCGATGTAGTCGCGATTGTCGCGAAGAAAGTGCAGCCCAAGGGCCGTGAGATAAAGCCGGATGACCGGCTCGACGAGCTGGGCCTGGATTCGTTTGCGGCGGTCGAGATGATCTTCGATCTGGAAGAGAAGTTCGACATCCAGATCCCCTATAATTCCAACGACAGCCGGCTCGAATACGAGACCGTGGGCGAGATCGCGGACGCCATCAAGAAGCTCACTGGAAAGGCCTAG
- a CDS encoding beta-ketoacyl-[acyl-carrier-protein] synthase family protein, whose protein sequence is MAHRVVVTGWGVLSSIGHDANTYWQNLAQGVCGIAPAKTIPTDQLAQKVVAEVKDYDPLKYFDERGATPMDRVAQFGVVAAREAIAHSGLKLDGGLSEQTACIIGCGVGGQSTQDENYKRLYGDKAKRLHPLTIPKLMVNAPASQISMTCGLRGPAFVVASACASATHAIGLAFHMVRAGSVPVAVTGGAEACIAFGTMKGWEALRVLAPDTCRPFSRDRKGLVIGEGAAAIVIESLDHARKRSANILGEIVGFGMSADAGDLLSPDAGGMLRAINGALNDGGLAASDVQYVNAHGTGTAANDETETEALKSAFGAHAGKLVMSSNKSMIGHALGAAGALELVATLMTIKDGVVPPTINYLGPDPACDIDCVPNEARRMKVDAALSNSFAFGGLNAVLAVKRFV, encoded by the coding sequence ATGGCCCATCGCGTCGTCGTCACCGGCTGGGGCGTGCTGTCGTCGATCGGCCATGACGCCAACACCTATTGGCAGAATCTGGCGCAAGGCGTCTGCGGCATTGCGCCGGCGAAGACCATCCCGACCGATCAGCTCGCGCAGAAGGTCGTCGCCGAAGTCAAGGACTACGACCCGCTGAAATATTTCGACGAGCGGGGCGCAACGCCAATGGATCGCGTCGCGCAGTTCGGCGTGGTCGCGGCGCGCGAGGCGATCGCGCATTCAGGCCTGAAGCTCGACGGTGGACTGTCCGAGCAGACCGCGTGTATCATTGGCTGCGGCGTCGGCGGGCAGTCCACGCAGGACGAGAACTACAAACGGCTCTATGGCGACAAGGCCAAGCGGTTGCATCCGCTCACCATCCCGAAGCTGATGGTGAATGCGCCGGCAAGCCAGATCTCCATGACGTGCGGGCTGCGTGGGCCGGCCTTTGTGGTGGCGAGCGCCTGTGCCTCGGCGACGCATGCGATCGGTTTGGCGTTCCACATGGTGCGGGCGGGCAGCGTGCCGGTCGCGGTGACCGGCGGCGCCGAGGCCTGCATCGCGTTCGGCACCATGAAGGGCTGGGAGGCGTTGCGGGTGCTCGCGCCCGACACCTGCCGGCCGTTCTCGCGCGACCGGAAGGGCCTGGTGATCGGCGAGGGCGCCGCCGCGATCGTGATCGAAAGCCTGGACCACGCGCGGAAGCGCTCGGCCAATATCCTCGGCGAGATCGTAGGCTTCGGCATGAGCGCGGACGCGGGCGATCTGTTGAGCCCGGATGCGGGCGGCATGCTGCGCGCCATCAACGGGGCGCTGAATGACGGCGGGCTTGCGGCGTCCGACGTCCAATACGTCAACGCGCACGGCACCGGGACCGCCGCCAACGACGAGACCGAAACCGAGGCGCTCAAAAGCGCATTTGGCGCCCATGCCGGCAAGCTCGTGATGTCGTCGAACAAATCGATGATCGGGCATGCGCTCGGCGCTGCCGGCGCGCTGGAGCTGGTCGCAACCCTGATGACCATCAAGGACGGCGTGGTGCCGCCGACCATCAACTATCTGGGGCCAGACCCGGCCTGCGATATCGACTGTGTGCCAAACGAGGCGCGGCGGATGAAGGTCGACGCCGCGCTGTCGAATTCGTTCGCGTTCGGCGGCTTGAACGCCGTGCTGGCCGTCAAACGGTTCGTTTAA
- the coaD gene encoding pantetheine-phosphate adenylyltransferase → MPRIALYAGSFDPVTNGHLDVVRQAAGLADKLVLAVGVHPGKTPMFVTKDRLQMLEEVCGPVARKAGCQLECTTFDDLVITAANRAGATILIRGLRDGTDFDYEMQMSGMNGIMAPSVQTVFLPASPAVRHITATLVRQIAGMGGDVSAFVPAQVAARLKEKFAGKSGSK, encoded by the coding sequence ATGCCGCGGATCGCTCTCTATGCCGGGTCGTTCGACCCGGTCACCAACGGTCATCTCGATGTCGTGCGCCAGGCCGCAGGCCTCGCCGATAAGCTCGTGCTCGCGGTTGGCGTGCATCCGGGCAAGACGCCGATGTTTGTCACGAAAGATCGCCTGCAGATGCTCGAGGAGGTCTGCGGGCCGGTGGCGCGTAAAGCCGGTTGCCAGCTCGAATGCACGACCTTCGATGATCTGGTGATCACAGCAGCAAACCGCGCGGGCGCCACGATCCTGATCCGCGGGCTCCGCGACGGCACCGACTTCGATTACGAGATGCAGATGTCGGGCATGAATGGCATCATGGCGCCTTCGGTCCAGACGGTGTTCCTGCCGGCGTCGCCCGCGGTGCGGCACATCACCGCCACGTTGGTCCGGCAGATTGCCGGCATGGGCGGTGACGTGTCGGCCTTCGTGCCGGCTCAAGTCGCGGCCCGCCTGAAAGAGAAATTCGCCGGCAAATCCGGTTCGAAATAG
- a CDS encoding peptidylprolyl isomerase produces MRRTLATLASAIALASFALSAPAHAQGKLDSPANLAEKAPATYKAKFDTSKGAFVVEVTRDWAPNGADRFYNLVKNGFYDNVRFFRVISGFMVQFGINGDPKISAPWREARISDDPVKQSNRRGYITYAMAGPNTRTSQVFINFADNANLDNSGFAPFGRIVSGMDVVDKLNAEYGEGAPRGRGPDQGRIQMEGNAYLNKEFSRLDYVKKATIER; encoded by the coding sequence ATGCGCCGTACGCTCGCCACGCTTGCTTCTGCCATTGCGCTCGCTTCCTTCGCGCTCTCAGCGCCTGCTCACGCCCAGGGCAAGCTCGATTCTCCGGCCAATCTCGCCGAAAAAGCGCCGGCGACCTACAAGGCCAAGTTCGACACCAGCAAGGGCGCGTTCGTCGTCGAGGTCACGCGCGATTGGGCGCCCAACGGCGCCGACCGCTTCTACAATCTCGTCAAGAACGGCTTCTACGACAACGTCCGCTTTTTCCGCGTGATCTCGGGCTTCATGGTGCAGTTCGGCATCAATGGCGATCCGAAGATTTCGGCGCCGTGGCGCGAGGCACGCATCTCCGACGATCCGGTCAAGCAGAGTAACCGCCGCGGCTACATCACCTACGCGATGGCCGGGCCGAACACCCGCACCAGCCAAGTGTTCATCAACTTCGCCGACAACGCCAACCTCGACAATTCCGGCTTTGCGCCGTTTGGCCGGATCGTGTCCGGCATGGACGTGGTCGACAAGCTCAACGCGGAATACGGCGAGGGCGCACCGCGCGGCCGTGGCCCGGACCAGGGGCGTATCCAAATGGAAGGCAATGCCTATCTGAACAAGGAGTTCAGCAGGCTCGATTACGTCAAGAAGGCGACCATCGAGCGTTGA
- a CDS encoding peptidylprolyl isomerase, with product MATPENTMTLDTTKGKVVIEMRPDLAPGHVARIKELVKSGFYDGIVFHRVIDGFMAQTGCPHGTGTGGSGQKLKAEFNKEPHVRGTVSMARAQNPDSGDSQFFICFDDATFLDNQYTVWGKVIEGMENVDKIKRGEPVSNPDKIIKASMGA from the coding sequence ATGGCTACTCCCGAGAACACGATGACCCTCGACACCACCAAGGGCAAGGTGGTGATCGAAATGCGCCCCGATCTTGCACCCGGCCACGTGGCCCGCATCAAGGAGCTGGTGAAGTCCGGCTTCTATGACGGCATCGTCTTCCACCGCGTGATCGATGGCTTCATGGCGCAGACCGGCTGCCCGCACGGCACCGGCACCGGCGGCTCGGGCCAGAAGCTGAAGGCGGAGTTCAACAAGGAGCCGCATGTGCGCGGCACGGTCTCGATGGCGCGCGCCCAGAACCCGGACTCCGGCGACAGCCAGTTCTTCATCTGCTTCGACGACGCGACCTTCCTCGACAACCAGTACACCGTGTGGGGCAAGGTGATCGAAGGCATGGAGAACGTCGACAAGATCAAGCGCGGCGAGCCGGTGAGCAACCCCGACAAGATCATCAAGGCGTCGATGGGGGCCTAA